One region of Nitrospinaceae bacterium genomic DNA includes:
- the fbp gene encoding fructose-1,6-bisphosphatase class 1, with amino-acid sequence MERTTLVQHVRQQEKMNPEATGEFTSLMNELMVASKIVSLEVNKAGIGEDILGLTGKINVQGEEVQKLDEFADMTFTKIIGQSGTVCAITSEELEYPVIIPPERKPGKYIFMMDPLDGSSNIDVNVGIGTIFSVYRKKSKGDKVTEEDLLQRGDQQVAAGYIMYGSSTVFVYTSGRGVHGFTLDPALGEFFLSHPDIHIPQQGSTYSINEGNTEIWCEEQKNFISHLKEKDTATGRPYTLRYIGTLVSDFHRTLLKGGIFMYPKDKKNLNGKLRFAFEAAPLGFIIQNAGGRASTGEQNILDMTPTEIHQRVPLYIGSLRDIELAEKHLATRVNEGKCA; translated from the coding sequence ATGGAAAGAACGACTCTGGTTCAACACGTCCGCCAGCAGGAAAAAATGAATCCCGAAGCCACCGGGGAGTTCACCAGTTTGATGAATGAACTGATGGTCGCCTCCAAAATCGTTTCTTTGGAGGTCAATAAAGCCGGTATCGGCGAAGATATTCTCGGCCTGACGGGAAAAATCAATGTTCAGGGGGAAGAAGTCCAGAAGCTCGATGAGTTCGCGGACATGACTTTCACCAAGATCATCGGCCAGTCGGGCACGGTCTGCGCCATCACCTCCGAAGAGCTGGAATACCCGGTGATCATTCCCCCTGAAAGGAAACCGGGGAAATATATTTTCATGATGGACCCTCTGGACGGCTCGTCCAATATCGACGTCAACGTCGGCATCGGCACCATTTTTTCCGTTTACCGCAAAAAGAGTAAAGGCGATAAAGTCACTGAAGAGGATCTTCTGCAACGGGGAGATCAGCAGGTCGCGGCAGGTTATATCATGTATGGTTCGAGCACCGTGTTCGTTTACACGTCGGGCCGGGGAGTGCACGGTTTCACGCTCGATCCCGCACTGGGCGAGTTCTTCCTCTCGCATCCAGACATCCACATTCCGCAACAGGGCTCCACATATAGTATCAATGAGGGCAACACGGAGATCTGGTGCGAGGAGCAGAAAAACTTTATCTCGCATTTGAAAGAAAAAGATACCGCGACAGGCCGGCCCTACACCCTGCGTTACATCGGCACGCTGGTTTCGGATTTTCACCGTACGTTGCTGAAGGGCGGAATCTTCATGTATCCGAAGGACAAAAAAAATCTGAATGGCAAATTGCGTTTTGCGTTTGAGGCCGCACCCCTTGGGTTCATCATTCAGAACGCCGGTGGCCGGGCCTCCACCGGAGAACAAAATATTCTGGACATGACCCCCACGGAAATTCATCAGCGTGTGCCTCTTTACATCGGAAGCCTGCGTGATATCGAACTCGCTGAGAAACACCTGGCCACCCGCGTTAACGAAGGAAAATGCGCCTGA
- the hisS gene encoding histidine--tRNA ligase encodes MKIQSIRGVKDILPGDIEKWQWAEEIARDVFSRYGFKEIRLPIFEKTQLFSRSIGETTDIVEKEMYTFTDRSGEQITLRPEGTASVVRAYIEHKMYNPPSVVKLYYMGPMFRYERPQAGRFRQFYQIGIEAMGTDNPVIDVEVMTLLMEFFRRLGLSDLELQINSLGCSDCRPKYREVLKTAIQGHLDELCSNCNQRYERNPLRVLDCKVERDREIAKGLPKTAEHLCKTCQTNFSQVQTFLDSIGTPYSLNPLLVRGLDYYSRTTFEVVSTGLGAQNAICGGGRYDSLVQEFDGPSTPCFGFALGMERLISLLPVENKTSDTRPDIFVVSLGDEAKRQSFKIIHELRKEGFIIDQDYEGGSMKSQMRKANKSFCRYALIIGENEIKTGKFLLKNMESSSQAEVPAENLTEEIKNQLTG; translated from the coding sequence ATGAAAATTCAGAGCATCCGCGGCGTCAAAGACATTCTTCCTGGAGACATAGAGAAATGGCAATGGGCGGAGGAAATTGCCCGCGATGTGTTTTCCAGATATGGATTTAAAGAAATCCGTCTGCCCATTTTCGAAAAAACCCAGCTCTTTTCAAGGAGTATAGGGGAGACCACCGATATCGTCGAAAAAGAGATGTACACCTTCACCGACCGCAGTGGAGAGCAGATCACCCTGCGTCCGGAAGGAACCGCCTCTGTCGTGCGAGCCTACATCGAACATAAAATGTACAACCCGCCGTCGGTCGTCAAACTGTATTACATGGGCCCCATGTTCCGTTATGAACGTCCGCAGGCAGGGCGCTTCCGGCAGTTTTATCAGATCGGCATCGAGGCCATGGGAACAGACAACCCGGTCATCGATGTGGAAGTCATGACCCTGTTGATGGAGTTTTTTCGGCGCCTGGGTCTGAGCGACCTGGAACTCCAGATCAACAGCCTCGGATGCAGCGACTGCCGCCCCAAATACCGGGAGGTGCTCAAGACAGCGATTCAGGGGCATCTCGATGAACTGTGCAGCAATTGCAACCAGCGCTATGAGAGAAATCCCCTGAGAGTTCTCGACTGCAAGGTGGAGCGCGACCGGGAAATCGCCAAGGGCCTGCCCAAAACGGCGGAGCATTTGTGCAAAACATGTCAGACCAATTTCTCCCAGGTGCAGACCTTTTTGGATTCCATCGGAACCCCCTATTCCTTGAATCCCCTCCTGGTGCGCGGATTGGATTATTATTCGCGGACCACGTTTGAGGTCGTTTCCACAGGTTTGGGAGCGCAGAATGCGATTTGCGGAGGGGGACGCTATGACTCCCTGGTCCAGGAATTTGACGGCCCCTCGACACCCTGCTTCGGGTTTGCCCTGGGCATGGAACGTTTGATATCACTCCTTCCGGTTGAGAACAAAACTTCAGACACCCGGCCCGATATTTTTGTCGTCAGTCTGGGCGATGAGGCCAAACGTCAAAGCTTCAAAATCATCCACGAATTGCGGAAAGAAGGGTTCATCATCGATCAGGATTACGAGGGCGGCAGCATGAAAAGCCAGATGAGAAAAGCCAATAAGTCCTTTTGCAGATACGCCCTCATCATCGGTGAAAATGAAATAAAAACCGGGAAATTTTTGCTGAAAAATATGGAGTCCAGTTCCCAGGCCGAAGTCCCGGCAGAAAATCTAACTGAGGAAATAAAAAATCAGCTCACCGGCTGA
- the fur_2 gene encoding transcriptional repressor yields the protein MASKELEVLEDFISQNNLKITRQRRAVLKAFLEHEEHVSAEELYRLVTATEPKVGLATVYRTLALLTKSGLASELDFGDGQKRYEHKYMHSHHDHMICTECGKIIEFNHPLIEKFQEEVAARNGFTITSHKLDMFGICSECR from the coding sequence ATGGCCAGCAAAGAATTGGAAGTTCTGGAAGATTTTATTTCCCAGAACAATTTAAAGATCACCCGGCAACGGCGGGCCGTGCTGAAAGCGTTTCTTGAACACGAGGAGCATGTCAGCGCCGAAGAACTCTATCGACTGGTCACCGCTACCGAACCCAAAGTGGGCCTGGCCACCGTGTACCGGACATTGGCCCTGTTGACCAAAAGCGGCCTGGCCTCGGAACTGGATTTCGGCGACGGGCAAAAACGCTACGAACACAAATACATGCACAGCCATCACGACCACATGATCTGCACCGAATGCGGGAAGATCATCGAGTTCAACCACCCCCTCATCGAAAAATTTCAAGAAGAAGTGGCCGCCCGCAACGGCTTCACCATCACATCCCACAAACTGGACATGTTCGGCATCTGCAGCGAGTGTCGTTGA
- a CDS encoding 2-hydroxymethylglutarate dehydrogenase, with protein MTGNNRVGFVGVGRMGANMAKHLKDVGYVITAVQDRNMTGAESLARELGCEAAPSPARVAELSDVVLTVVPDDAAMYEIYAEASPASLLCHAKGRLFINFATVNSEVQIKIEALVERNGGANLEALMASSITQARDGTLYLMCGGKEPVFKQAHSILQALSSNLLYTGPAGEAAKVKALVNMVMNCNTEALAEGLGLGEALGLDLTMLREVFGQTGAASRVLETDGEDMQKRDHECYFSAAHAAKDCGIALNLAQSAGLQLPVAQATFEQYQRLVNAGKGELDKSGVAELVFKGRMK; from the coding sequence ATGACAGGAAACAATCGTGTCGGTTTTGTAGGAGTCGGCCGCATGGGCGCCAATATGGCCAAGCATCTCAAGGACGTGGGTTATGTCATCACGGCGGTTCAGGATCGCAATATGACAGGCGCCGAATCATTAGCGCGGGAATTGGGTTGCGAAGCGGCGCCTTCGCCTGCCCGGGTTGCCGAATTAAGCGATGTCGTGCTGACGGTGGTACCGGATGATGCCGCCATGTACGAGATCTACGCGGAGGCAAGTCCCGCAAGCCTGCTGTGCCATGCAAAGGGCCGGTTGTTCATTAATTTCGCAACGGTCAACTCAGAAGTCCAAATCAAGATCGAAGCCCTCGTCGAGCGGAACGGGGGGGCCAATCTTGAAGCGCTTATGGCCAGCAGCATTACCCAGGCGCGGGACGGAACACTCTATCTTATGTGTGGAGGAAAAGAGCCGGTCTTTAAACAAGCTCATTCAATACTTCAGGCTCTGAGCTCAAATCTCCTTTATACCGGTCCTGCCGGTGAAGCAGCCAAGGTAAAAGCGCTCGTCAATATGGTCATGAACTGCAACACCGAAGCGTTGGCGGAGGGATTGGGCCTCGGAGAGGCTCTCGGGCTGGACCTGACAATGCTTCGCGAGGTCTTTGGCCAAACGGGTGCGGCATCGCGCGTTCTTGAAACAGACGGTGAAGACATGCAAAAACGGGATCATGAGTGCTATTTCTCCGCCGCCCATGCGGCAAAAGATTGCGGGATCGCCCTCAACCTGGCACAGTCAGCCGGGTTACAGTTACCGGTGGCCCAAGCCACTTTTGAACAATACCAGCGTCTCGTAAATGCTGGCAAAGGCGAACTCGACAAGTCGGGTGTGGCTGAATTGGTGTTTAAGGGACGAATGAAATAG
- the acsA gene encoding acetyl-coenzyme A synthetase translates to MSDNEIYNPSKAASDAAFFQNMDQYREMYQRSIDDPETFWAQEAEKFRWFKKWDRVLDYNYNVKNGPISIQWFIGGQTNITLNCLDRHLETKGDQPAILWEGNEPGTDKTLTYRELHRQVCKFANVLKTHGVKKGDRVTIYMPMVVELAVAMLACARIGAVHSIVFGGFSATALAERIQNSSSDLLVTTDGAFRGTKPVPLKTNADEAMKISQRKGKEVKKCIVVGRVGSEIDVTMKPGRDFWWHDEMKGMSPVCGAEPMDAEDPLFLLYTSGSTGKPKGVQHNVAGYMIFTALTHKYIFDYHDGDIWWCTADIGWVTGHSYIIYGPLANGAQTIMFEGIPTYPDAGRFWEVVDKYRVTQFYTAPTAIRALMSHGEEIPGRYDLSSLKVLGSVGEPINPEAWRWYHKNIGRGKCPVVDTWWQTETGGIMITPLPGCTPLKPGSATFPFFGIKPAVITSETGKVAEGDGVAGVLALSEPWPGQARTIYGDHDRFEETYFKLYPGYYFTGDGCRRDKDGYYWITGRVDDVINVSGHRIGTAEVESALVLHEAVSEAAVVGFPHEIKGQGIYAYVSLMDGIEYSNELGKELQNFVRKEIGPIASPDVIQWAPSLPKTRSGKIMRRILRKIAADEADQLGDISTLADPSVVEELKDSYGKLKQKGA, encoded by the coding sequence ATGAGCGATAATGAAATCTATAATCCGTCAAAAGCCGCCAGCGACGCGGCCTTTTTTCAAAATATGGATCAGTATAGAGAAATGTATCAGCGGTCGATTGACGACCCTGAAACGTTCTGGGCACAGGAAGCGGAAAAATTCCGCTGGTTTAAAAAATGGGACCGGGTTCTTGACTATAATTACAATGTTAAAAACGGACCGATATCCATCCAGTGGTTTATCGGCGGGCAGACCAATATCACTTTGAATTGTCTGGACCGCCATCTGGAGACGAAGGGCGACCAGCCGGCGATCCTGTGGGAAGGAAACGAACCGGGGACGGATAAAACACTCACTTACCGGGAACTGCACAGACAAGTCTGCAAGTTTGCCAATGTGCTTAAAACGCATGGTGTTAAAAAAGGCGATCGCGTCACCATCTATATGCCGATGGTGGTGGAGCTGGCGGTGGCCATGCTGGCCTGTGCCCGGATAGGAGCGGTCCACTCTATTGTTTTTGGTGGCTTTTCTGCAACCGCGCTGGCGGAGAGAATTCAGAACTCATCGTCCGACTTGCTGGTCACCACCGACGGCGCCTTTCGGGGCACCAAACCCGTACCTCTGAAAACCAATGCCGACGAGGCCATGAAAATTTCCCAGCGAAAAGGGAAAGAGGTTAAAAAATGCATCGTCGTGGGGCGCGTCGGGTCCGAAATTGATGTCACGATGAAACCGGGACGAGATTTCTGGTGGCACGACGAAATGAAGGGAATGTCCCCCGTTTGCGGCGCCGAACCGATGGATGCGGAAGACCCTCTGTTTCTTCTATACACATCCGGGTCCACGGGGAAGCCCAAAGGGGTTCAGCACAATGTGGCCGGCTACATGATCTTTACGGCGCTCACTCACAAATATATTTTTGATTACCATGATGGCGATATCTGGTGGTGCACGGCGGACATCGGCTGGGTGACGGGCCATTCCTACATTATTTACGGACCTTTGGCCAACGGCGCTCAAACGATCATGTTTGAAGGCATCCCCACCTATCCCGATGCGGGACGTTTCTGGGAGGTGGTGGACAAATACAGGGTCACCCAGTTCTACACGGCTCCAACGGCGATTCGTGCGCTGATGTCGCATGGCGAAGAAATCCCGGGCCGCTATGATCTTTCATCGCTCAAGGTTCTGGGGTCGGTTGGTGAGCCCATCAATCCCGAGGCCTGGCGCTGGTATCATAAGAATATCGGACGCGGAAAATGTCCCGTCGTCGATACCTGGTGGCAAACGGAAACGGGAGGGATCATGATCACTCCGCTTCCGGGATGCACTCCCTTGAAGCCCGGTTCGGCAACGTTTCCTTTTTTCGGGATAAAACCCGCCGTCATCACATCTGAAACCGGAAAGGTGGCGGAAGGCGACGGGGTCGCGGGAGTCCTGGCGCTTTCGGAACCCTGGCCGGGTCAGGCGCGGACGATCTACGGGGATCACGACCGGTTTGAAGAAACCTATTTCAAGCTCTATCCGGGTTACTATTTCACCGGCGACGGATGCCGTCGAGATAAAGACGGTTATTACTGGATCACGGGGCGGGTGGATGACGTTATCAACGTATCCGGCCATCGTATTGGCACGGCTGAGGTGGAATCGGCCCTGGTTCTGCATGAAGCGGTTTCCGAAGCGGCAGTGGTTGGTTTTCCCCATGAGATCAAGGGCCAGGGGATTTATGCGTATGTTTCGTTGATGGATGGAATTGAGTACAGCAACGAACTGGGGAAGGAACTGCAAAATTTTGTACGCAAGGAGATCGGCCCCATCGCCTCGCCGGATGTTATTCAGTGGGCCCCGTCGCTTCCTAAAACCCGTTCTGGAAAAATCATGCGCCGCATTCTTCGAAAAATCGCCGCCGACGAAGCGGACCAATTGGGCGATATTTCTACTTTGGCGGACCCTTCGGTGGTTGAAGAATTGAAAGATTCTTATGGAAAGTTAAAGCAGAAGGGAGCGTAG
- a CDS encoding non-canonical purine NTP pyrophosphatase, RdgB/HAM1 family yields MNSQTVFKNIKFVTGNPNKVREAGEILGVDLEQVNVPEMHELQTNDLTEIVEHKVRQAYQAVNGPVLVEDSGLVFSAWNGLPGALVKWFETTVGCAGMLKMLESFDDREAFALCTVGYHDGETIKIARGEVRGRVADGLKGSNGFGWDVFFIPEGYERTYAEMPAEEKNAISHRKRAFEALKKLI; encoded by the coding sequence ATGAATTCTCAAACTGTCTTTAAAAATATCAAATTCGTGACCGGCAATCCCAATAAAGTCCGCGAGGCGGGTGAAATCCTCGGGGTTGATTTGGAGCAGGTGAATGTGCCTGAAATGCATGAGCTTCAGACCAATGATCTGACCGAAATCGTCGAACACAAGGTTCGCCAGGCCTACCAGGCGGTCAACGGCCCGGTATTGGTGGAAGATTCCGGTCTGGTGTTTTCAGCGTGGAACGGGCTTCCGGGGGCTCTGGTAAAATGGTTCGAAACCACCGTGGGTTGCGCGGGAATGCTCAAAATGCTCGAATCGTTCGATGATAGAGAAGCCTTTGCCTTGTGCACGGTGGGTTATCATGATGGGGAGACTATTAAAATCGCCCGGGGCGAAGTGCGGGGCAGGGTGGCGGACGGTTTAAAGGGAAGCAATGGATTCGGCTGGGACGTGTTTTTTATCCCTGAAGGCTATGAGCGCACTTATGCGGAAATGCCGGCAGAAGAAAAAAATGCTATTTCCCACCGAAAGCGGGCTTTTGAGGCTTTGAAGAAATTAATTTAA
- the rlmN gene encoding dual-specificity RNA methyltransferase RlmN, with protein sequence MENLIGTSEKKLLDCFAQWQEKPYRAHQVFTWLYHRGVRNFDLMTNLSKDLRKRLSESFHMSLPRLLKKIISEDGTLKYLFELEDGSTIESVWMPSGQRKTLCISTQVGCRLACSFCKTATLGLKRNLTAGEIIGQFMKVNEDLPEEDRTTNVVIMGMGEPLDNYQPLVDALRLMVSPQAMKISTRKITLSTSGLVDKIKAFQDEDIHVNLAISLNATLDEVRNQIMPINKKYPIETLMDTLRSYPLKPTRKLTFEYVLLAGINDTDEDAKRLARLLHGIPSKINLIPFNHYEPSDYHPPSEERILSFQNYLLSKHYSVFIRKNRGTDILGACGQLAAQPVSCATSSK encoded by the coding sequence ATGGAAAATTTAATAGGAACTTCAGAAAAAAAGTTATTGGATTGTTTCGCGCAGTGGCAGGAGAAACCCTACCGTGCCCATCAGGTGTTCACCTGGCTTTACCACCGGGGTGTTCGAAATTTTGATCTCATGACCAATCTGTCTAAAGATCTGCGCAAGCGCTTGAGTGAAAGTTTTCACATGTCCCTTCCCCGTCTCCTGAAAAAAATTATTTCCGAGGACGGGACCCTAAAATATTTGTTTGAATTAGAGGACGGGTCCACAATCGAAAGCGTGTGGATGCCATCCGGGCAGAGAAAAACGCTTTGCATTTCCACACAAGTCGGGTGCCGCCTGGCTTGTTCGTTTTGCAAAACCGCAACACTTGGGTTAAAACGTAACCTGACCGCCGGTGAAATCATCGGTCAATTCATGAAAGTAAACGAAGATCTTCCTGAAGAAGACCGCACCACCAATGTGGTCATCATGGGAATGGGCGAACCCCTGGATAACTACCAGCCGCTGGTGGATGCCCTGCGGTTGATGGTGTCCCCGCAGGCCATGAAAATTTCGACGAGAAAGATCACCCTTTCCACATCGGGCCTGGTCGACAAAATAAAAGCCTTTCAGGATGAAGATATCCATGTCAATCTTGCCATTTCATTGAACGCGACCTTGGATGAAGTGCGGAATCAAATCATGCCGATCAACAAAAAATACCCGATCGAAACTTTAATGGATACGCTTAGAAGTTACCCCTTAAAACCGACGCGCAAGCTCACATTTGAATATGTATTGCTTGCGGGGATCAACGACACAGACGAAGATGCAAAACGGCTGGCCCGGCTGCTCCACGGAATTCCCAGTAAGATCAATCTGATTCCGTTCAACCACTACGAACCCAGCGATTACCATCCTCCTTCTGAAGAAAGGATTTTGTCGTTCCAGAATTATTTATTGTCGAAACACTATTCCGTTTTTATCCGAAAAAACCGCGGCACTGATATTTTAGGCGCCTGCGGACAACTCGCCGCTCAACCTGTTTCCTGCGCCACATCCTCTAAATAA
- a CDS encoding glycosyl transferase — MSPSESGPQNTTLDLSVVIPIYNERENLVALEEKLNENLPNLNLNYEVVLVDDGSLDGSDQLIRSLKKQNASLRLIRFVRNFGQSAAFIAGFRAARGRIIVTMDADLQNDPADIPLLLEKIEEFDVVCGWRHKRNDPWIKKISSKIANAVRNKLSDETISDTGCSLKAFRRECFDKIILFNGMHRFFPTLVKMEGFSVTEVKVSHHSRLHGKSKYNIRNRLWSSLKDLLAVRWLKKRRMIYDIIEED, encoded by the coding sequence ATGAGCCCATCTGAATCCGGTCCACAAAATACCACTCTCGACCTTTCCGTTGTGATTCCTATATACAACGAACGCGAAAACCTCGTGGCTCTGGAAGAAAAACTGAATGAGAACCTGCCAAACTTGAATCTGAACTATGAAGTGGTTCTCGTGGATGATGGAAGTCTGGACGGAAGTGATCAATTGATCCGCAGTCTGAAGAAACAGAATGCTTCTTTGCGCTTGATCCGTTTTGTCAGAAATTTTGGCCAGTCTGCCGCCTTCATTGCAGGATTTCGAGCGGCACGCGGGCGAATCATCGTCACGATGGATGCGGATTTGCAAAATGACCCGGCGGACATCCCCCTTCTGTTGGAGAAAATTGAGGAATTCGATGTGGTCTGCGGCTGGCGGCACAAGCGCAATGACCCGTGGATAAAAAAGATCTCTTCCAAAATCGCCAATGCAGTGCGCAATAAATTGAGCGACGAAACCATTTCCGACACCGGCTGCTCCCTGAAAGCGTTTCGCAGGGAATGCTTTGACAAAATTATCCTGTTTAACGGGATGCACCGTTTTTTTCCAACGTTGGTGAAAATGGAAGGGTTTTCAGTCACCGAAGTCAAGGTCAGCCATCATTCCAGACTTCACGGCAAATCGAAATACAACATCAGGAACCGGCTATGGTCTTCCTTGAAGGATCTTCTGGCGGTCCGTTGGTTGAAAAAAAGGAGAATGATTTATGATATTATTGAGGAGGATTAG
- a CDS encoding lipid A biosynthesis — protein MTASYWIVVGLVGQACFFMRFLIQWIVSEKKGESIIPLPFWYFSIGGSLILLSYSIHRQDPVFILGQSVGSVIYIRNLILIARKKKALEIADIRNE, from the coding sequence ATGACCGCAAGTTATTGGATCGTGGTCGGTTTGGTAGGGCAAGCCTGTTTTTTCATGCGGTTTCTCATTCAGTGGATCGTCTCCGAGAAAAAGGGCGAAAGCATCATTCCCCTGCCCTTTTGGTATTTCAGCATCGGCGGCAGTTTAATATTATTGTCCTATTCCATTCATCGGCAGGACCCTGTGTTTATTCTCGGGCAAAGTGTCGGATCGGTGATCTATATCCGCAATTTGATTCTCATTGCCCGTAAGAAAAAGGCTCTGGAAATAGCCGACATCAGAAATGAATAG